The following coding sequences lie in one Candidatus Zixiibacteriota bacterium genomic window:
- a CDS encoding Wzz/FepE/Etk N-terminal domain-containing protein yields MDNRDFNFWKILEVIALRIRFIVSFVLIVTIISVVVALLLPKWYKASTLLLPPKDEGLKLGQLSGAEDMISLTSGLVLPIRATPSDVYARILKSRSVAERVIAVNNLKDYYHLNSTVDILEKIDRQAEFGVTEEGLLEITYVDKDPRMAAQITNSFADELDRLNRELYSSRAKTTREFISGRLREVAAELDSTRAALRDFQSRYKAVDLDQQTQLAIQSAVNLKVALAENEIELNVKEKSLSPTHPEVISQRQKVNEIKDQISALEYGKGDSSYFNLPVSEVPALKIRLAELTSRLKVSETLYQVLSEQYEQAKIQEKMDTPTLSILDRALPPELPYRPQKTIIVLVSAGMAVIVAIFLALFMNYLANLERNSPDDYKRARLFLGIWRGRFPRSGN; encoded by the coding sequence ATGGATAACAGGGATTTCAATTTCTGGAAAATTCTTGAGGTGATTGCGCTCAGGATTAGATTCATTGTCTCTTTTGTATTAATTGTAACGATTATATCGGTGGTGGTGGCACTGCTTCTGCCCAAATGGTACAAGGCCTCCACGCTCCTGCTTCCCCCCAAAGACGAAGGATTGAAACTTGGACAATTGAGCGGCGCGGAGGATATGATTTCGCTTACTTCAGGGCTGGTTCTTCCGATTCGGGCGACTCCTTCCGATGTTTATGCCCGCATATTGAAAAGCCGCAGCGTCGCCGAGCGGGTGATCGCGGTCAATAATCTCAAGGATTACTATCATTTGAATTCGACGGTTGATATTCTGGAGAAAATAGACCGGCAGGCAGAATTCGGGGTGACCGAGGAAGGCCTTTTGGAAATAACGTACGTTGATAAGGACCCCCGCATGGCGGCCCAAATCACCAATTCCTTTGCGGATGAACTGGATCGGCTGAATCGGGAGTTGTATAGTTCCCGTGCCAAAACTACCCGGGAATTTATTTCCGGCCGGCTCAGAGAGGTGGCCGCCGAGCTGGATTCGACCCGGGCGGCGCTGAGAGATTTTCAGTCCCGATATAAGGCGGTCGACCTGGATCAGCAGACACAACTGGCGATACAATCGGCAGTGAATTTGAAAGTGGCTCTCGCGGAAAACGAAATCGAGCTGAACGTGAAGGAAAAATCTCTTTCCCCGACTCATCCGGAGGTGATCAGCCAGAGACAAAAAGTAAATGAAATCAAAGACCAGATCAGCGCGCTCGAGTATGGCAAGGGGGACAGCTCATATTTCAATCTTCCCGTATCAGAAGTGCCGGCGCTGAAGATACGACTGGCGGAATTGACCAGCCGTCTCAAGGTATCCGAAACATTATATCAGGTGCTTTCGGAACAATATGAACAGGCAAAGATTCAGGAGAAGATGGATACGCCGACCCTTTCCATACTGGACCGGGCTTTGCCGCCGGAACTGCCATATCGGCCTCAGAAGACTATTATAGTTCTGGTCTCGGCGGGTATGGCCGTTATCGTGGCGATATTCCTGGCTCTTTTCATGAACTATCTGGCCAATCTGGAGAGAAACTCTCCCGATGATTATAAACGGGCGCGATTATTTTTGGGCATCTGGAGAGGGAGGTTTCCGCGCTCCGGAAATTGA
- a CDS encoding DapH/DapD/GlmU-related protein produces the protein MSNAIIDKTATVGEGTKCGNFTVIEEKVNIGRGCLIGHNVVIHAGTRIGDNVRIDDGTIIGKFPMRAANSATTKEQELSPAEIDSDGIIGTNVVIYRGCRIGRKVLIADLSTVRENVTVGDFTIVGRGVAIENFCKIGRYCKLETNVYITAYSELEDRVFVAPCAATSNDNYVGRTEERFKHFKGVIVRKGGRIGVNATILPGKTIGADGLVAAGAVLTTDCPDRKIMAGIPAKVMRDVPKEQLLENQGWKE, from the coding sequence ATGTCGAATGCGATTATTGACAAAACCGCCACGGTCGGGGAAGGTACGAAGTGCGGCAATTTTACCGTAATCGAAGAGAAAGTGAATATTGGCCGCGGCTGTCTTATCGGTCATAATGTTGTCATACATGCCGGGACGAGAATCGGTGACAATGTTCGTATTGATGACGGAACCATTATCGGCAAATTTCCCATGCGGGCGGCCAACTCGGCCACCACCAAAGAGCAGGAATTGTCGCCGGCTGAAATTGATTCCGACGGCATTATCGGGACCAATGTGGTGATTTACCGGGGATGCAGAATCGGCCGCAAAGTGCTTATTGCCGATCTTTCGACGGTTCGCGAGAATGTCACCGTGGGAGATTTTACGATTGTCGGCCGCGGCGTGGCGATAGAAAATTTCTGCAAGATCGGCCGCTATTGCAAGCTGGAAACGAATGTCTATATCACCGCCTATTCCGAATTGGAAGACCGGGTTTTTGTGGCCCCCTGCGCCGCCACGTCGAACGATAACTATGTCGGACGGACGGAGGAGAGATTCAAGCACTTCAAAGGAGTGATTGTCAGAAAGGGCGGCAGAATAGGTGTCAATGCCACCATTCTTCCCGGAAAGACGATCGGCGCCGATGGCCTGGTGGCGGCCGGGGCGGTGCTGACGACCGATTGCCCGGACCGGAAAATCATGGCGGGGATTCCGGCGAAGGTGATGCGTGATGTCCCCAAGGAACAGCTTCTGGAGAACCAGGGGTGGAAAGAGTGA